Sequence from the Pararhodobacter sp. genome:
GCGTGCGGCGACGGCGGCTGAATAAGCCATGCGTGGGCCTCATCACCATCTGATTATTGGCGATGGGGCCAGCGCAGCGGCGCTTGCGGAAACATTGGTGCTTACGTCTGGTGACCAACTGACCATTCTTGGGGCCAACGCGGGTCAATTCGGCAAAGGGATGGCATATGCGGATCATCCGAGCGCCGCGCCTTGGCGATATGCCTATCTGTTGAATTCGCCGTCAGGTGCCTTTGGTGAGAGTTTCGTCGAATGGTTCGAGGCAAACTGGGGTGATATTCGCTCAAGGATTGCCGCCTACCAACCACGCTGGTTGGACTTCGCGGCGGATCATCTGGATGCAGGCGATTTCGGCGCTGTCTTTGCCCCACGCGCGGTCTTTGGCGACTATCTCGCCGAGATCGGGCAGGGCATTCTGGCCATGCACGCCGAAGCAGGCGTGCGGGTGCAGCAGCGGACGGCTTTGGCCACCGATCTGGCCAAGGATGAACACGGGTTTCGGATCACGCTTGCCACAGGCGAGGTGATCCGGGCGGACCGGGTGGACGTGGCCACCGGGGGACCATCGCCTCAACGATTTGGGGCGGATAGCGGCCCCACGGCGTTCACGACGCTTTATGGCAACGAGCAAACGATTGCCGAGGTCCTGCGTCCTGGACAGGAAGTGACCTGCCTAGGAGGCAACGCCGCGATGCTGGATGTCCTGCGGCTTATGCAGTCCGTCATGGACGAGCAGGACATCCGGCTTCGGGTGATCACCCGTGGGTCCAAGCCGGAGCAGCTGATCTGGGCGCGCCCGCGTAAAGAGCCGGTGACGCCCAAACTGACGGGCCCTTACCGCGATGCAGACGCGCTTCTGGCTGCGGTCGACGCCGAAATTGCCGCGTTCCGTGCCAAGGGGGCAAGCATGGCCGAACTCAGACCAGGCTATCTGGGTTGGGCAGCCGAAAGGGGGCTTGAAACCCTGCTGCCCTCCCTCTCGGAGCGCCGCAAGGTCATGCCACAACTGGAGCGGCGGTTTAGGCGCGCAACGCACAACAGCCTTGCCGACTATGCACGGCTCCAAGCGGCAGGCCAGATCGTGGAGGAGCACGGCGAGATAACTTGGGTCTATGCCGAAACCGAGGGCAAGACCCGCATCCGTCTGAAACGGGCTGGCACAAGAACGAACGAAGAAATCACGACCTCAGTCGTGATCAACACATCCGGTCCGGGAGACCAGCTTGCCATGGACCTGCTAACCAGCGGCCTGATCCGCAACGGCTGGTTGCGGATGAACGAAACGAAGACGGGCCTGATCGTCGGGCCCGGACTTGAAACGGAGGTTGAGGGGCTTCGCTATCTCTCGCCCGCCGTCACCGAAATCGGCGCGGAGGTTCTGGCGTTTCCGCTCGAAGACGTCAGTGCGCTGGCGGCGCGGGCGAAAGCAGCGAACCAAATCGCCATATATGAAAGGTTTCAGTCATGAACTTTGGACAACTTCGCAACACGGCGCCCGAACTGCGCGTCAACGATTGGATCGATGCGGATGGCAAGCCGATGGACAAGCCGCTTCGACTTTCGGATATGAAAGACGGCTACAAGATCATTTATTGCTTCCAGCACTGGTGCCCTGGCTGTCATTCGCGCGGTTTTCCGACGCTGCGCTTTCTGCATGACAAACTGAAGGACAAAGGGTTCGATTTCGCCGTCATTCAGACCGTTTTTGAGGGTGCCGAGACAAACACCCGCGATAAGCTGCGCATCAATCAGGAGCAGTATGGGCTGAAAATGCCCTTTGGTCATGACACCCCGCCCGCAGGTGAACGCTACCCGACCTTCATGGAGGATTACCGTTCTGGCGGCACGCCGTGGTTCACCGTGATCGATCCGGAAGGGAACGTTGTCCACGCGGACTTCCGTCTTGATCCGCAGCGATTTCTTGCCGCGCTCGGGGCCGACGATGTCGAGTTGAAGCGCGCCTGACCATTGGCTCCGGCGGCCAGATCGCCGGAGCCAAACAATCAATAACGAGGGACGAAAATGGAACTGGTCGCAGAAATCACCCACTGGGTGCCAGCAATGAAACTTTTGTCACTGGCGCTTGCGGCAATCTTCGTTGCCTTCGGCATCGCCAAATTTGCCCGCTATGAACAGGACGCTGTCAAGACGCTGGTCGCGGGGCATCCGATCTTGCGGTTTGGCCCGAAACTGATGACGCCGGCGGGCTTCAGCATATTTCTGGGGATTGTTGAGTTGAGCACCGCTTTGCTTCTGGTACTTGGCATCTTCTTTCCCAGTTTTGGCCTTCTGGGCGGTTTGCTTGGCGTGCTGACCTTCTTGGTCACACTCAGCCTGTTCCCTTATGTTCAGTATTTCGAGGAAGAAGCAGGCCGTCTTTTCCTGTCCTCGCGTGGGCAATTCCTGATGAAGGATTTTGGCTTGCTCGTCGCCTGCCTTGCTATCGCACACCATCATGCGCTGGCCCTTGTTTAGCCCATCGTAGAAAGGAAATGACCATGCTTGATGACCTTTCGTTCCCCTTCAACAACAGCTTTGCCGACGAAATGGAGGGCTTCTTTGTCCCTTGGCAAGGCGACAAGGTTCCCGATCCGCAGATCGTCGTTCTGAACATCGCCTTGGCGGCAGAACTGGGGCTCGATCCCACCGTCTTGAACTCGGCCGCAGGCGCCGCCGCCCTGTCCGGCGCGATGGCACCCGCCGGGGCATCGCCTTTGGCCATGGCCTATGCGGGCCATCAGTTCGGCGGTTTCTCGGCGCAACTGGGCGATGGCCGCGCGATCCTGTTGGGTGAGTTGATCGACACCGAAGGCCGCCGCCGCGATCTGCACCTGAAGGGCTCAGGCCGCACGCCGTTTTCACGCGGCGGAGACGGCAAGGCCGTTCTTGGCCCCGTCTTGCGCGAATACCTGATGGGCGAGGCGATGCATGCCCTCGGCGTTCCGACAACGCGCGCTTTGGCTGCGGTCACGACGGGCGAAGAAATCGCGCGCAATGGGCTGGAGAAAGGCGCTGTTCTGGCACGCATCGCGGCCTCGCATCTGCGGGTTGGAACCTTCCAGTTTTTTGCAGCGCGCGGCGAGACCGAAAAGCTTCGCAAGCTGGCCGATTATGCCATCGCCCGCCACTTTCCAGACATCGTGGGCCGCGAAGATCGATATCTGGAATTCTTCCGGCGCGTCAGGGATGCACAGGCGTCGCTGGTCGCGAGATGGGTCAATATCGGCTTTGTCCATGGTGTGATGAACACCGACAACACAACGATTTCGGGCGAGACCATCGATTACGGTCCCTGCGCCTTCATCGACAACTATGACCCTAAAGCGGTGTTCAGTTCGATCGACCAGCACGGCCGTTATGCCTATGGCAACCAACCGGTGATCATGCAATGGAACCTGTCGCGCTTTGCCGAGACGCTGATTGATCTGGTGAACCCCGAGGACAGCGACGACGCGATCCGGCAGTTGACCAATGAGATCAATGCCTTTCCCGCGCACTACCAGCAGGAATGGCTGCGGGGCATGCGGGCCAAATTGGGTCTGCTGAAGGAACTGCCCGAAGATCTGCATTTGGCAAATGATCTGCTCAAGGCCTGTGAAGGGCAGGATGTTGACTTCACCAACCTGTTCCGCGCTTTGGCGGGGTCTGTTCGTGGCAATGACGAACTGGCGCGTGCCAATTTCGATGATCCCGCGGTATTTGACGCTTGGGCGGCCCGCTATCACACGCGGCTTGCGGCGGAAGATATTGCCGCGGAGTTGCGGGCGGAAGCGATGAACAGGATCAACCCGATCTACATCCCGCGCAACCATCTGGTTGAAGAGGCCCTGAAGGCCGCCGTGGGTGGCGATCTTGAGCCGTTTCACAAGCTTTTGGCTGTGCTGGCACATCCGTTCACCGAGCAAGACGGGTCAGAAACCTATGCGCTACCCGCCCCAGTCGACGCGCACCGTCACGTCACGTTTTGCGGCACCTAACCTTACCCAAATCCGAAGGGAACGACCCATGAAAATTGATGCAACTGATGCCGTGGCCGCTTTGTCGGAACTCGTAGACGCCGGGTTCACCCATGACTTCCGCATTCAGAACGGAAAACTCGTGGATGTAAGCGCAGGCCTCGCTGTAAATCCGGCGGAAGTGACGGTCCGGATGAAACTCCGCTTTGAGACCGAGCCGGGTTCGGGCGACGCCTCGAATATCTATGCGCTTGAGATCGCAGATACGGGCGTCAAAGGGTTTCTTGTCGATGCGCTTGATCTTGAGGGGGATGGTGCCCCGCAAGATCTGGTCAAGTCACTGAAAACTGCCGAACCGGATACGCGCAGCGAGATGACCGAGGACGAGGATTACCGATACGGTGTCCGCAAGGTCCGCAAGAGCGAGTTCAACGCCGACCCCGGACGCTATGTTCTCAGGCTTGGGTTCCCTGACTTCCCGGAATGCCCCTTTGGTCAGGGTTTTACGATGCTTGGCTTCGATACGGCCAGGCAGGAATACGTTTGGCTGGTCACCAAGATTATCGGGGATGAGCGCCTCCAACGGGTGCCTTTCCAAGGCGAAAACAGCGAAGCGTGAGAATGGCAGAGGACGAAGACATGAATCATTTTGACGCCGTAATCATCGGTTCTGGCCAAGCGGCACCTTCGCTCGCGGTTGGGTTGGCCAATCGCGGGCAATCCGTTGCCCTGATCGAGGGCGACAAGCTGGGCGGGACATGCGTCAATAGCGGCTGCACACCCACCAAGACGTTGCGCAAGTCGGCGCGCGTTGCGCATATGGTGCGGCGCGCGGCGGATTTTGGCGTCTCCACGGGCGCGGTTACTGTGGATTTTCCCGCCGCAATGGCGCGGATGCGCGAGCGTGTCGATACCGCCCGCCGGGGACTGACAGCATGGTTAAAGCGCACCAAAGGTGTCGAGGTGATCCACGGTTGGGGCAGTCTTGCCGGGTTCGATGAAAACGGCCGGTTCATCGTCTCTGTAGGCGAAAGCAAGTTCTCGGCTGACAAGGTCTTTCTGAATACCGGGACTCGTTCGTTTACCCCGCCAGTTCCCGGCCTTGAAAACATCGATGCGCTCGATAATGCATCACTTCTGGCGCTCGATGAATTGCCTGATCACCTCATCATTGTGGGAGGTTCTTACATCGGCCTTGAGATGGGTCAGATTTTCCGCCGCCTCGGCAGCAAGGTCACGGTGGTACACCGTTCCGACCGTTTGGCCGAACGCGAGGATGAGGATGTCTCGGAAATCATCGCGAAGTTTTTTCAGGATGAGGGCGTGACGCTGCACCTGAACGCCAAGATCGCAGGTGTCGGGCGCAGCATGCGCGGCGTTCTGATGACGCTCGAGGATGGTACCGAGATCGCGGGAAGTCATGTCCTGTTTGCCACGGGGCGTGCCCCGAACACCGACAAGCTGAACCTTGCGGCGGTCGGGCTGGAGACCGATTCACGCGGTTACGTTCCGACCGATGCCAAGCTGCGCACCAAGGTGCCCAACCTCTGGGCGCTTGGCGATGTGAACCGGCGTGGTGCCTTTACCCATACCAGCTATCACGACCACGAAATCGTGCTGGCCGATCTCGATAAGATTAAAGACCGCTATCAATGGAAGGACGCCGATCAGCGGCCAACGACCTATGCCATGTTCACCGACCCACCGCTGGGACGCGTCGGCCTGTCCCGCACCGAGGCGCGAAAACTTGCTGCCGAAGGGCGCAATATCCTAATCGCCGACATGAAGATGGCCGACATCAGCCGCGCCAAGGAAGAAAGCGAGACAACCGGCCTGATTCGCATCATCGTGGACGGCGACAGCGAGGCTATTCTGGGTGCCACAGTGTTCGGCATCGCGGGCGATGAGATCATCGCGATCTTTTCGAACTTCATGGCCACGGGTGCCAGCTACAAGATCATGCAACAGGCGCTGCCCGTTCACCCGACCGTCGCCGAGTTGATCCCGACGATCCTTGCAGGCTTGAAACCGCTGGCGGCCGCCAATGCATGACATCACCCTGTTTGGCGAGGTCCGCTGCCACAAGACGCGGTTCTATCAGTCCGCCCTGGAAGAACGCGGGCTGGCCTATGAATTGGCCGAAGTTGATAAGGACCCGCGCGCGGCCGTGCGCCTGACCAAGTTGGCGGGCAGCGCAGATAAGTTCCCGACCTTCCAGATCAAGGGCCGCAAACTGCGCAACCCAAAGCTGCCTGAACTTGAAAAGGAACTAGCCCGCGCGGGTCTTTACGACCCCGGCCTTATTCACGAAGAACGGGCGCAACGTTTTGTCCGGCACATGGCCCCATCTGACGCGTTCGTCAGCTATGTCTGGCAAGGCGACCGGATGATCCTGACGCATATCGAGGTCGATCCATCCTTTCGTGGCAGCGGCCTTGGCGCACGTTTTGCGGCCGAGGTCTTTGAAGAAATTGAAACCCGCTCCCATGAAATCCGTCTGACTTGCCCATTCCTGCGCAAGGTCGGTGGGACACGCGCAAACTGGCGCAAGAAATTCAATCTGGGAGATTGAAAATGCCTGTCACATTCGAGAATACCCGATTTGATCCCGATTTGATCGAGTTTCACGGGATCGCTAAGCAAATGGCGGCCTCGGTTGGGTATACTGCCGATCTGTCGGTAGATGGACGTTTGGCCCAGCTTTTGCGTCTACGCGTCGCCCAGATGAACCCCTGTTCCTATTGCCTGATCCTGCACACCAAAGCGGCCCATGATCAGGGAATCGCGGTTGAAAAGGTCGCGCATCTGGCAAGCTGGCGCGAAAGCACGATGTTCACCCCGGCAGAACGCTGCGCGCTGGCTTATTGCGAGGCGCTCACGGCCTATGATCCGGCGGCCTTTGCAGCGCGGCATGAAAGCCTGACGTCACATTTCGACGAAAAAGCCATCGCCGAAATCGCGGCCATCGTCATCAACATGAACCTCTGGACCCGCCTGAAACTGGCCCAAGGTCAGGTTCCAGTGGCGGAGTGATCTTGTGGTAACCATCGGCTTTGGAGGCGGGTGCCATTGGTGCACCGAGGCAGTTTTCCAACCGCTTGAGGGCGTGTCAGAGGTGCGGCAAGGCTTTATCCGCTCCGACGGCCCTGACGAGGCGTGGTCCGAGGCGGTGGAAATCTCCTTTGATCCTGATCGCGTGAGCTTGCGAGACCTGATCGCGGTCCACCTGAGCACCCATGCCAGCGAGGCCGATCACAAGATGCGTGGCAAGTATCGAAGCGCGGTCTACAGTATGACCGCGGAGCAGCAAAACGCGTGCGCGACGCATATACGGGACCTTGCCGCAGAGGCGGAGGTGCATTTTGTTACGCGCAGCCTTATGCACCGGGGCTTCAAGCCTTCGGACAGCCGATTTCACGATTACTACAAATCCAACCCCGAACGGCCCTTTTGCCGCACCTATATCGCGCCGAAACTTGCCAAGCTTCGGGCCCGGCACAGTGCATTGCTCAAGAAGGAATACACAACGTCATGACCCCCGCAGTCCTTCTCGTGCTTGTGGCCTTTGCCATTTACTCGTTGCTCAGCAAAGCAATCTCGCGCAGCTTGCTTACCCTGCCAATCATCTTCACAGCGCTTGGCTTTGCATTGTCCGTGCCATTGAGCGCCAGCTTGTCGCCGGATGTGATCCACGAAGGTAAAAAAATTCTGGCCGAGATCACGCTGATCCTGATCCTGTTCTCTGACGCTAGCCATGTGCGCTTTAAGAAACTGGTGATGGATTGGCAGATCCCGACACGGATGCTGGTGATCGGGCTGCCGCTGACGATCGCGCTTGGGACACTTGTCGCGCTTTGGCTCAACCCTACGTCTGGGTTTGCCGTTGCATTGCTGACCGCCGCAGTATTGACGCCGACGGATGCCGCGCTGGGGCAATCTGTCGTTTCGAACCCAGAGGTGCCAGACCACCTCAGCCAGACAATCAATGTGGAAAGCGGGCTGAACGATGGGCTGGTGCTACCCTTCGTTCTTTTGGGTGCAGTCCTTGCGTCGTCGGTTGGCGGCGCGCAGACCGATGGTTTGGCGCTGGAGGCCGCCACCGAGATTGTGCTCGGTCCGCTCGCTGGTATTGCCGTCGGTTGGGTGGCGGCCAAGGCGATGGACTGGGCGCAAAACCGCGACTTGATGCAAGAGGCGGCGGGGGCGGTGGTCTTTCTCGTGACCGCCTTCGCAGCTTACGGGTTTGCTGTTGCCATCCACGGAAACGGGTTCATTGCGGCCTTTGTTGCGGGCATGGTCTTTGGCAACACCTACCGTCATGACATCCACTTTATCAGCGAGTTCATGGAGGGGGCTGGCCAACTTTTGACGATGGCGGCGTTTCTGGTGTTCGGTGCGTTTCTGCTGCCCGACGGATTGGCGCACGCAGGGCCAAATACGATCATTCTTGCGTTGGTCTTCCTCACGCTGGTCCGTGTCTTGCCAATCTTCGTTTCTCTGACAAGAAGCGGGCTACCCGCGCGTGAGAAGCTCTTCCTTGGTTGGTTCGGTCCACGCGGTCTGGCCTCGATCCTCTTCACATTGCTGATGATGGATCAATTCGATTTCCCGAATGAAGAGGAACTGCTGGCTTGTGTCTCGCTGACTGTTGGCCTGTCCATCCTGTTGCACGGCCTCAGTTCAACCCCCTTGGCGACCCGCATCGGGCGCATGAAATCTTGAACCAGAAAAGGAGACTATAATGGCAATGCATGTAGAGGTTTTTCGCCACCGGGTTGATCCCGACTTCCAAGGCGAGTTTGACGAGCTTTACGCCCGCATGGTGACCGTGGTGAAGGGGCTAAAGGGGTATATGAGCCACAAGGTCTTTACCGCAGAGGACGGAGAAAAGGTGCTTATCGGTTACTTCGAAGATTTCGAGGCGATCGAGGAATGGGATGTCCACCCCGAGCACAAATACGCCAAAGACCGCGGCAAGAACGGTGTCTTTTTGGAGTATGATGTGGTTGTTGCCGAGGTCGTTGAGCATCACGCGATGAACTTCACCGGCGCATGAAAATGCAGCCGCCACCTCCGTCAGAACCACTTTCGCCAGCGGAACAAGACCAGCATCCCTGCGACCAGAGCCAAACAGATCACCATCAGTATGGTGAAACCATTTGCATGCCCTTCGAAGGGAACCCCCATGAGGTTCACACCGAACGCGCTGACAATAAACCCAAGCGGAAGGAACAGCGTCGCCACGACCGAGAAGACAAAGGATCTGCGCGTCAGTTGCCTGTCTTGAATGCGGGCAACCTGATCGTTGAGGATATCAACGCGGTCCCGCAGGTTTTGCAGGGTTTCAAGATACCGCAAAAGCTGATCGAGCCCGTCATCGATCCGCGTGCGCTCTCTTTCGCTCAAAAGGGAGTGCTTGCAGCGCGACAAGTGTTCCAGCACAGGTTTTTGTGGCCCGAGGTGGCGCAAGAAGCCGCTGATACGCGATTGGGTTTGTGCCATATTGGGGCAGGCAGCCTCGGTCTGATGAGTGCCCACAAGCCCTTCGATCCTGTTGACCGCGTCTTCCAGTTCCTCGATGTGGTCATCGACCTCATCGAGGTGTTCTTCGATAAGATCAGCCAGAAACTCACCCGGTGTGGTTGGGCCTGCACCTGCGGACAACTTTTGATGAAGGGCCAGGATCGGGTCAACATCGGCCTCGCGTGTAGTAATGACGCGCGTCTTGTCGATCCAGATCCTGATCGACACCATGTCTTCAGGGCGTGCCATGTCCTGACCGACATGCATGGCCTTCAAAAGCACCATGATCCCGTCATCAAGAACGCGCACGCGCGAACGTGTGTCCTCTTCGATCATCGCATCGACAACCAGGTCGTCGAGCATGGCCACCTCCATGAGATAGGCGCTGGTCTCTCGATGCTTGATACACATATGGAGCCATTCCCCGCCCCCGTTCAGTGCGTGCAGGTGAAGAAACCCCGGCGATGTTTTGACGTCTGTCATGCCTCAGTGCGCTCCTGTATCTGGGGTCAATCCATGGGCGGCGGCAAACTTATGATGGGACGCCCTTGGCCCCGCCAAGACCATGGCCGATCCTTCAGGCAACGGCGTTCCGTCCCACGGGTTTATCTCGGCGTTGAAGGCGCTGCGCACACCGATGAGGGTCAGGTCGCCGGGCCACTCCACATTGTTCGAAGGAGGTGCCTTCGCCAAACTATGTTGGGCAATCACCCTGTCCGCATCCAACTGGTACAAAACCGTGAACGGAACATGCGCCATGTGTTTGACAAGCCACGCATGTGCCATGCCGCAAATGAACTCATCGACGACAGAGGAAAAGAGCACGTAGCGCACAAAGGCGATTGCCGTGATGATCGCCGTAAGCTGAAGCAACAACCCGCTGGCCGTTTCCTTGATCCCGAAGGCCCCAACCACAACAGTGGCAACCACCGAGGCCAGACCAACGGAACCGGTAATCATCAAGATCACAAGGATACGTCTGCGCTCCGGTGTTTGGAGGATCAGTTCGGATTCAGACGTGGTGAACCCCGTGCCGCTAAGTGCCGACATGGCCTGAACTCTGGCAACGTCGCGTGAAATGCCCGTGTGTTCTAGAAACACAGCCGCGACCCGCACGATCGTGGACGAGATCGTGAACAGGATAACGATGGAAAGTGCTGCGCCCAAATCTTTTTCCCACGCTTGAGCGGGATCAGAAGCCCCGCAAAATCACCAACTTAACAACTCCAACTATCGTAAAGGAAAACCCATGATCGACAAGAACCACTTGCGCAACACGATGCTGGCCCTGACAGAGGCCGAACTTGAGCAAGCCCATAAAACCTATGAGCGATTTCTCAGCGCCGCGCGGCTGGATCGCACGGAGCCGATTGAAAATGACGAACAGGGCCAAGCAGAAACCGCCGCCGATCTTGCTGAGGCGTTCGATGACCGCGAGCATCAAGTGGAAGCCAAAATCTCAGCGTTGAACGTGCTTGATTTCGGACCGAAAACCGAAGTGGCGCCGGGCGCAGCAGTGCGGATCGGGGATCGCTATCTGGTCATTGGCGTCTCGACAGGAGAGTTTTCATGTCAGGGGCAGAAATTTATCGGTGTCTCACAAGCGG
This genomic interval carries:
- a CDS encoding FAD/NAD(P)-binding protein — translated: MRGPHHHLIIGDGASAAALAETLVLTSGDQLTILGANAGQFGKGMAYADHPSAAPWRYAYLLNSPSGAFGESFVEWFEANWGDIRSRIAAYQPRWLDFAADHLDAGDFGAVFAPRAVFGDYLAEIGQGILAMHAEAGVRVQQRTALATDLAKDEHGFRITLATGEVIRADRVDVATGGPSPQRFGADSGPTAFTTLYGNEQTIAEVLRPGQEVTCLGGNAAMLDVLRLMQSVMDEQDIRLRVITRGSKPEQLIWARPRKEPVTPKLTGPYRDADALLAAVDAEIAAFRAKGASMAELRPGYLGWAAERGLETLLPSLSERRKVMPQLERRFRRATHNSLADYARLQAAGQIVEEHGEITWVYAETEGKTRIRLKRAGTRTNEEITTSVVINTSGPGDQLAMDLLTSGLIRNGWLRMNETKTGLIVGPGLETEVEGLRYLSPAVTEIGAEVLAFPLEDVSALAARAKAANQIAIYERFQS
- a CDS encoding peroxiredoxin family protein, producing MNFGQLRNTAPELRVNDWIDADGKPMDKPLRLSDMKDGYKIIYCFQHWCPGCHSRGFPTLRFLHDKLKDKGFDFAVIQTVFEGAETNTRDKLRINQEQYGLKMPFGHDTPPAGERYPTFMEDYRSGGTPWFTVIDPEGNVVHADFRLDPQRFLAALGADDVELKRA
- a CDS encoding DUF417 family protein is translated as MELVAEITHWVPAMKLLSLALAAIFVAFGIAKFARYEQDAVKTLVAGHPILRFGPKLMTPAGFSIFLGIVELSTALLLVLGIFFPSFGLLGGLLGVLTFLVTLSLFPYVQYFEEEAGRLFLSSRGQFLMKDFGLLVACLAIAHHHALALV
- a CDS encoding protein adenylyltransferase SelO, yielding MLDDLSFPFNNSFADEMEGFFVPWQGDKVPDPQIVVLNIALAAELGLDPTVLNSAAGAAALSGAMAPAGASPLAMAYAGHQFGGFSAQLGDGRAILLGELIDTEGRRRDLHLKGSGRTPFSRGGDGKAVLGPVLREYLMGEAMHALGVPTTRALAAVTTGEEIARNGLEKGAVLARIAASHLRVGTFQFFAARGETEKLRKLADYAIARHFPDIVGREDRYLEFFRRVRDAQASLVARWVNIGFVHGVMNTDNTTISGETIDYGPCAFIDNYDPKAVFSSIDQHGRYAYGNQPVIMQWNLSRFAETLIDLVNPEDSDDAIRQLTNEINAFPAHYQQEWLRGMRAKLGLLKELPEDLHLANDLLKACEGQDVDFTNLFRALAGSVRGNDELARANFDDPAVFDAWAARYHTRLAAEDIAAELRAEAMNRINPIYIPRNHLVEEALKAAVGGDLEPFHKLLAVLAHPFTEQDGSETYALPAPVDAHRHVTFCGT
- a CDS encoding mercuric reductase, which translates into the protein MNHFDAVIIGSGQAAPSLAVGLANRGQSVALIEGDKLGGTCVNSGCTPTKTLRKSARVAHMVRRAADFGVSTGAVTVDFPAAMARMRERVDTARRGLTAWLKRTKGVEVIHGWGSLAGFDENGRFIVSVGESKFSADKVFLNTGTRSFTPPVPGLENIDALDNASLLALDELPDHLIIVGGSYIGLEMGQIFRRLGSKVTVVHRSDRLAEREDEDVSEIIAKFFQDEGVTLHLNAKIAGVGRSMRGVLMTLEDGTEIAGSHVLFATGRAPNTDKLNLAAVGLETDSRGYVPTDAKLRTKVPNLWALGDVNRRGAFTHTSYHDHEIVLADLDKIKDRYQWKDADQRPTTYAMFTDPPLGRVGLSRTEARKLAAEGRNILIADMKMADISRAKEESETTGLIRIIVDGDSEAILGATVFGIAGDEIIAIFSNFMATGASYKIMQQALPVHPTVAELIPTILAGLKPLAAANA
- a CDS encoding N-acetyltransferase, giving the protein MHDITLFGEVRCHKTRFYQSALEERGLAYELAEVDKDPRAAVRLTKLAGSADKFPTFQIKGRKLRNPKLPELEKELARAGLYDPGLIHEERAQRFVRHMAPSDAFVSYVWQGDRMILTHIEVDPSFRGSGLGARFAAEVFEEIETRSHEIRLTCPFLRKVGGTRANWRKKFNLGD
- a CDS encoding carboxymuconolactone decarboxylase family protein, coding for MPVTFENTRFDPDLIEFHGIAKQMAASVGYTADLSVDGRLAQLLRLRVAQMNPCSYCLILHTKAAHDQGIAVEKVAHLASWRESTMFTPAERCALAYCEALTAYDPAAFAARHESLTSHFDEKAIAEIAAIVINMNLWTRLKLAQGQVPVAE
- a CDS encoding peptide-methionine (S)-S-oxide reductase; translation: MSEVRQGFIRSDGPDEAWSEAVEISFDPDRVSLRDLIAVHLSTHASEADHKMRGKYRSAVYSMTAEQQNACATHIRDLAAEAEVHFVTRSLMHRGFKPSDSRFHDYYKSNPERPFCRTYIAPKLAKLRARHSALLKKEYTTS
- a CDS encoding cation:proton antiporter; this encodes MTPAVLLVLVAFAIYSLLSKAISRSLLTLPIIFTALGFALSVPLSASLSPDVIHEGKKILAEITLILILFSDASHVRFKKLVMDWQIPTRMLVIGLPLTIALGTLVALWLNPTSGFAVALLTAAVLTPTDAALGQSVVSNPEVPDHLSQTINVESGLNDGLVLPFVLLGAVLASSVGGAQTDGLALEAATEIVLGPLAGIAVGWVAAKAMDWAQNRDLMQEAAGAVVFLVTAFAAYGFAVAIHGNGFIAAFVAGMVFGNTYRHDIHFISEFMEGAGQLLTMAAFLVFGAFLLPDGLAHAGPNTIILALVFLTLVRVLPIFVSLTRSGLPAREKLFLGWFGPRGLASILFTLLMMDQFDFPNEEELLACVSLTVGLSILLHGLSSTPLATRIGRMKS
- a CDS encoding antibiotic biosynthesis monooxygenase family protein, whose protein sequence is MAMHVEVFRHRVDPDFQGEFDELYARMVTVVKGLKGYMSHKVFTAEDGEKVLIGYFEDFEAIEEWDVHPEHKYAKDRGKNGVFLEYDVVVAEVVEHHAMNFTGA
- a CDS encoding CorA family divalent cation transporter is translated as MTDVKTSPGFLHLHALNGGGEWLHMCIKHRETSAYLMEVAMLDDLVVDAMIEEDTRSRVRVLDDGIMVLLKAMHVGQDMARPEDMVSIRIWIDKTRVITTREADVDPILALHQKLSAGAGPTTPGEFLADLIEEHLDEVDDHIEELEDAVNRIEGLVGTHQTEAACPNMAQTQSRISGFLRHLGPQKPVLEHLSRCKHSLLSERERTRIDDGLDQLLRYLETLQNLRDRVDILNDQVARIQDRQLTRRSFVFSVVATLFLPLGFIVSAFGVNLMGVPFEGHANGFTILMVICLALVAGMLVLFRWRKWF